A genomic stretch from Hemicordylus capensis ecotype Gifberg chromosome 1, rHemCap1.1.pri, whole genome shotgun sequence includes:
- the HTR1B gene encoding 5-hydroxytryptamine receptor 1B encodes MEQPRPCQAALDSLNVFHTNDSFHTRNCSAEESAIYQDATPLSWKIVITIILALITLATMLSNAFVIATVYQTRKLHTPANYLIASLAVTDLLVSILVMPISTMYTVTGKWTLGQIVCDIWLSSDITCCTASILHLCVIALDRYWAITDAVEYSTKRTPKRAAGMIALVWVFSISISMPPLFWRQSKAEEMADCVVNSDHILYTVYSTVGAFYFPTLLLIILYGRIYVEARSRILKQTPKNTGKRLTRAHLITDSPGSTSSVTSINCKASEASSETGSPVYMNQVKVKVSDALLEKKKLTAARERKATKTLGIILGAFIVCWLPFFIITLVLPICKDACWFHMAIFDFFTWLGYLNSLINPIIYTMSNEDFKQAFHKLIRFRCTS; translated from the coding sequence ATGGAGCAGCCCAGACCCTGCCAAGCAGCCCTGGACAGCCTGAATGTGTTCCACACCAATGACTCTTTCCATACCAGGAACTGCAGTGCAGAAGAAAGTGCCATCTACCAAGAtgccaccccactctcctggaaGATAGTCATCACCATCATCCTGGCCCTCATCACCTTGGCCACTATGCTGTCCAATGCATTTGTCATCGCCACTGTCTACCAGACTCGAAAGCTCCACACCCCAGCAAACTATCTCATTGCCTCCTTGGCTGTCACTGACCTCCTGGTGTCCATTCTTGTCATGCCCATCAGCACCATGTACACTGTGACTGGGAAATGGACCCTGGGCCAGATAGTCTGTGATATCTGGCTCTCCTCAGATATCACTTGTTGCACTGCTTCCATTCTCCATCTGTGTGTGATTGCCCTCGACAGATACTGGGCCATCACGGATGCGGTTGAGTACTCTACCAAAAGGACTCCCAAAAGGGCCGCTGGCATGATCGCCTTGGTATGGGTCTTCTCTATCTCCATCTCGATGCCCCCCTTGTTCTGGCGCCAGTCGAAAGCTGAAGAGATGGCAGACTGTGTGGTAAACTCTGATCACATCTTGTACACCGTCTACTCTACAGTGGGGGCCTTCTACTTCCCCACCTTGTTGCTAATCATCCTTTATGGAAGAATCTATGTGGAAGCCAGATCTCGAATCTTGAAACAGACGCCAAAGAACACAGGTAAAAGGTTAACCCGTGCCCACTTAATAACAGATTCCCCAGGGTCAACTTCATCTGTCACTTCCATAAACTGCAAGGCTTCAGAGGCTTCCAGTGAAACTGGATCTCCGGTGTATATGAACCAGGTGAAAGTGAAGGTGTCAGATGCCTTGCTGGAGAAGAAGAAACTAACAGCTGCCAGAGAGCGCAAAGCTACCAAGACTTTAGGGATTATTTTAGGAGCCTTCATCGTGTGCTGGCTGCCCTTCTTCATCATCACCTTAGTGTTGCCTATTTGTAAAGATGCTTGCTGGTTCCACATGGCCATCTTTGACTTTTTCACATGGTTGGGATATCTTAACTCTTTGATAAACCCCATCATCTACACCATGTCCAATGAAGACTTCAAACAGGCATTTCATAAATTGATACGGTTTCGATGCACAAGCTGA